One genomic window of Bactrocera dorsalis isolate Fly_Bdor chromosome 4, ASM2337382v1, whole genome shotgun sequence includes the following:
- the LOC125778347 gene encoding uncharacterized oxidoreductase TM_0325-like, whose translation MSLVGKVVIVTGASSGIGAAAAVEFAKQGSKVVITGRNEANLKATEAACKAANSKVEILLIVADVTTDAEKIIKATIDKFGQLDVLVNNAGYGEMGSILDINVDQFDRVMNTNLRSVFLLTKYAAPHLVKTQGNIVNVSSVAGLRSFPTSSVYCTSKAALDQFTRCIALDLAPKNVRVNAVNPGTIVTEFHKRIGLTEAEYVKFLEHAKSTHALGRVGAAKEVADAIIFLASDSSSFITGATLPIDGGRHAMCPR comes from the coding sequence ATGAGTTTAGTTGGTAAAGTTGTTATTGTAACCGGAGCGAGTTCTGGCATCGGTGCCGCCGCAGCTGTTGAATTTGCCAAGCAGGGTTCCAAAGTGGTGATCACAGGACGAAATGAAGCAAATCTGAAGGCTACTGAGGCGGCCTGTAAAGCAGCCAACAGCAAAGTGGAAATATTACTCATCGTCGCCGATGTAACGACAGATGCCGAGAAGATTATCAAAGCAACAATTGACAAGTTTGGACAGTTGGATGTGTTGGTGAATAATGCCGGTTATGGTGAAATGGGTTCAATCTTGGATATTAACGTCGATCAATTTGATCGTGTCATGAATACAAATTTGCGCTCGGTCTTCCTACTGACTAAATACGCCGCACCACATCTCGTGAAGACCCAAGGTAATATAGTGAATGTCTCCAGCGTCGCAGGATTGCGTTCGTTCCCTACTTCTTCGGTTTATTGCACCTCCAAGGCAGCACTGGATCAATTCACCAGATGTATCGCCTTGGATTTGGCGCCGAAAAATGTGCGTGTAAATGCCGTAAATCCTGGTACGATTGTGACAGAATTCCATAAGCGTATTGGCTTGACAGAAGCAGAGTATGTTAAATTTTTGGAGCATGCAAAGTCGACGCATGCTTTGGGTCGCGTCGGTGCTGCAAAGGAAGTTGCTGATGCCATTATTTTCTTAGCCAGTGACAGTTCGAGCTTTATAACGGGCGCAACTCTGCCAATCGATGGTGGCAGACATGCCATGTGTCCACGTTAG
- the LOC105224327 gene encoding uncharacterized oxidoreductase TM_0325-like, with protein sequence MSLAGKVVIVTGASSGIGAATAEEFAKLGSKVVLTGRNEANLKATETACKAANSKVELLLITADVTTDAEKIIKTTIEKFGQLDVLVNNAGYGELGSILDIDVDQFDRVMNTNVRSVFLLTKYAAPHLVKTQGNIVNVSSLVGLRAFADASVYCTSKAALDQFTRCIALDLAPKNVRVNAVNPGVIVTDFHRRLGMSKEENVKFLEDSKAKHALGRVGQPKEVADAIIFLASDSASFITGATLPIDGGRHAMCPR encoded by the coding sequence ATGAGTTTAGCTGGGAAAGTTGTGATTGTAACCGGAGCAAGTTCCGGCATTGGTGCCGCCACAGCTGAGGAATTTGCCAAGCTGGGTTCCAAAGTGGTGCTCACAGGACGAAATGAAGCAAATTTAAAAGCTACGGAAACTGCCTGTAAAGCCGCCAACAGCAAAGTGGAACTACTACTCATCACCGCTGATGTAACGACAGACGCCGAGAAGATAATCAAAACAACAATTGAGAAGTTCGGACAGTTGGATGTGTTGGTGAATAATGCCGGTTATGGTGAACTGGGTTCAATTCTGGATATTGACGTCGATCAATTTGATCGTGTCATGAATACTAATGTGCGTTCGGTCTTCCTGCTAACTAAATATGCTGCACCACATCTCGTGAAGACCCAAGGTAATATCGTGAATGTCTCCAGCCTCGTAGGATTGCGAGCATTCGCTGATGCTTCAGTCTATTGCACCTCCAAAGCAGCACTGGATCAATTCACTAGATGTATCGCTTTGGATTTGGCGCCAAAAAATGTGCGTGTGAATGCCGTAAATCCCGGTGTGATTGTAACAGATTTCCATAGGCGTCTTGGCATGTCGAAAGAGGAAAATGTTAAGTTTCTGGAGGACTCGAAAGCCAAACATGCCTTGGGTCGCGTCGGCCAACCTAAAGAAGTGGCTGATGCCATTATTTTCCTAGCTAGTGACAGTGCGAGCTTTATAACGGGCGCAACTCTGCCGATCGATGGTGGCAGGCACGCCATGTGTCCACGTTAG